A genomic segment from Nodularia sphaerocarpa UHCC 0038 encodes:
- a CDS encoding Uma2 family endonuclease, with product MQSPLNILTIAEYIEAEKSSDIRHEYIAGQVFAMAGASEEHNLISGNIYNILRSHLRGSSCRTFMSDMKVKVKVQNADIFYYPDILVTCDSEDKDRYFKTCPSLIIEVLSDSTETTDKREKRINYQSLDSLQEYVLVYQNQIKVEVYRREISGNWSMEVLGKDDKLRLDSVGLKLTMADIYEDVNIILDL from the coding sequence ATGCAATCTCCTTTAAATATCCTGACAATTGCAGAATACATAGAAGCCGAGAAATCCAGCGATATTCGTCATGAATATATAGCCGGACAAGTCTTTGCAATGGCGGGTGCTAGTGAAGAACACAACCTAATATCAGGCAATATTTATAACATATTACGCTCCCATCTTCGCGGAAGTTCCTGTCGTACTTTTATGTCAGACATGAAAGTTAAAGTCAAGGTACAAAACGCCGATATATTCTACTATCCTGATATTTTAGTCACCTGTGACTCTGAAGATAAAGACAGGTATTTTAAAACTTGTCCTAGCTTAATTATAGAAGTCTTATCTGACTCAACCGAAACCACAGATAAACGAGAAAAACGCATTAATTACCAAAGTCTAGATAGCTTGCAAGAATATGTGTTGGTTTACCAAAACCAAATTAAAGTAGAAGTTTATCGTCGAGAAATTTCGGGTAACTGGTCGATGGAAGTTTTGGGTAAAGATGATAAATTGCGTTTAGATTCTGTTGGTTTAAAGTTGACAATGGCAGATATTTACGAAGATGTTAATATAATTCTTGATTTGTAA
- a CDS encoding peroxiredoxin has product MTLRLGDTVPNFTQASTHGDINFHEWAGDSWVVLFSHPADFTPVCTTELGTVAKLKPEFDKRNVKAIALSVDDVDSHNGWVGDIEETQGTALNYPILADADKKVSDLYDMIHPNAAANITVRSVFVIDPNKKLRLSFTYPPSTGRNFDELLRVIDSLQLTDNYSVATPADWKDGEDCVIVPSLKDPEVLKEKFPKGYQEIKPYLRMTPQPNK; this is encoded by the coding sequence ATGACTCTCCGTCTTGGTGATACAGTACCCAACTTTACACAAGCCTCTACACACGGCGATATCAACTTTCACGAATGGGCGGGTGACAGCTGGGTAGTGCTGTTTTCTCACCCTGCTGACTTCACACCTGTTTGTACCACAGAATTAGGCACAGTTGCCAAACTAAAGCCCGAATTTGATAAGCGTAACGTAAAAGCGATCGCACTTAGCGTTGATGATGTTGACTCCCATAATGGCTGGGTAGGAGACATCGAAGAAACTCAAGGAACCGCTCTTAATTATCCCATTCTCGCAGATGCAGATAAAAAGGTTTCTGACCTTTATGATATGATTCACCCCAACGCAGCTGCAAACATCACAGTGCGTTCTGTCTTCGTTATCGACCCCAACAAAAAACTGCGTCTTAGCTTCACCTATCCCCCCAGCACCGGACGCAACTTTGATGAACTATTGCGAGTCATTGATTCTCTGCAATTAACAGATAATTACAGCGTAGCAACACCAGCTGACTGGAAAGATGGAGAAGACTGCGTAATTGTACCATCATTGAAAGACCCCGAAGTTCTCAAAGAGAAATTCCCCAAAGGCTACCAAGAAATCAAACCTTATTTGCGGATGACACCTCAGCCTAACAAGTAA
- the hpsN gene encoding hormogonium polysaccharide biosynthesis glycosyltransferase HpsN: protein MNDLPLISVIIPTYGREETLRDSIIDVLNQDYPNFEVLVVDQSPTHQPEIQAYLEEISAAAKIQWFRLDWASLPGARNYGVRRSKGEIILFIDDDVNITPEFLAAHAKNYVQNPEIGAVAGRVFDRGKLSDSGGELQIEYLPPQAMDPGIAWYHIDLVHTIKPQQVLTARGCNMSFRREIFTKYGLNFDERFRGSAVREESDFCLRIRQTGYKIWYDPEACLIHLGEETGGCHDISMRSLKYQLTFYHNHFLMGLKNLNAIQALRLYAALFDCHVLGHPPCNKSGSPIKILTRGIFYTLGFFKALGTVIQSTWNDGQTYSHLDH, encoded by the coding sequence ATGAATGATTTGCCTTTGATTTCTGTAATTATCCCCACCTATGGCAGAGAAGAAACGCTGCGGGATAGTATTATAGATGTTTTAAATCAGGACTATCCCAACTTTGAGGTTTTAGTGGTAGACCAATCTCCCACGCATCAACCAGAAATTCAAGCTTACCTAGAAGAAATCTCCGCAGCAGCTAAAATTCAGTGGTTTCGCTTAGATTGGGCGAGTTTACCAGGGGCGCGTAATTATGGTGTGCGGCGCTCAAAAGGTGAAATAATTTTATTTATTGATGATGATGTGAACATCACCCCGGAATTTTTAGCAGCCCATGCAAAAAACTATGTGCAGAATCCAGAAATCGGGGCTGTGGCTGGGCGGGTATTTGACAGAGGTAAATTGAGTGATTCGGGTGGAGAGTTGCAGATTGAATATTTACCTCCCCAAGCAATGGACCCTGGAATTGCTTGGTATCACATTGATTTAGTCCACACAATTAAACCCCAGCAAGTACTGACGGCTAGGGGTTGCAATATGTCTTTTCGCCGCGAAATTTTTACTAAATACGGGCTGAACTTTGACGAGAGGTTTCGCGGTAGTGCGGTGCGCGAAGAATCAGATTTTTGTTTGCGAATCCGACAGACGGGATATAAGATTTGGTATGATCCAGAGGCTTGTTTGATTCATTTGGGCGAAGAAACTGGGGGTTGTCATGATATTAGTATGCGATCGCTCAAATATCAACTCACCTTCTATCACAATCATTTTTTAATGGGGCTGAAAAACCTCAACGCCATCCAAGCCTTACGCCTATACGCCGCCTTATTTGACTGTCACGTTCTCGGACACCCACCTTGTAACAAAAGTGGTTCCCCGATAAAAATTCTCACTCGCGGTATTTTTTACACTTTGGGTTTTTTCAAAGCCTTGGGTACTGTCATTCAGTCAACCTGGAATGATGGTCAAACTTATAGTCACCTTGATCATTAG
- the hpsP gene encoding hormogonium polysaccharide biosynthesis glycosyltransferase HpsP, whose translation MKILQIIPSVSLVYGGPSQMVIGLASALAKEKVEVTIITTNSNGDSGQKPLDVTLNFPVKQDGYEIIYFRCAPFRRYKFSLDLLKWLKVHACEYDLAHIHALFSPVSSAAARVCHQQKLPYILRPLGTLDPADLRKKKQLKQLYVKLIEGRNLADAAAIHFTSDQEAKISERFGVITRDLVIPLGVIPPKKVGDGGSLVRSQWGIPQDSPLVLFMSRIDQKKGLDLLIPALEKLLESQCNFHFVLAGTNSQDPDYEQKIKDQITNSPLRSHTTITGFVSGELKASLLQAADLFVLPSYYENFGIAVAEAMVAGIPVVISDQVHIWQQVRDSQSGWVGETKVETFVELIAAALQNPQECQQRGLNAQKYALEYFSWSAIARQIIQAYQDILTK comes from the coding sequence ATGAAAATTTTACAAATTATTCCTTCTGTTTCTCTGGTTTATGGCGGTCCGAGTCAAATGGTAATTGGGCTGGCTTCTGCTTTGGCGAAAGAGAAAGTAGAAGTCACGATTATTACTACTAATAGTAATGGTGATAGTGGACAAAAACCTCTGGATGTGACTTTAAATTTTCCAGTCAAACAAGATGGTTATGAAATCATTTATTTTCGTTGCGCGCCATTTCGTCGCTATAAGTTTTCTCTTGATTTATTAAAATGGTTAAAAGTTCACGCTTGTGAATATGATTTGGCACATATTCATGCTTTATTCTCTCCTGTAAGTAGTGCTGCGGCTAGGGTATGTCATCAGCAAAAGTTACCTTATATTTTGCGTCCTTTGGGAACTCTTGACCCGGCTGATTTACGCAAGAAAAAGCAATTGAAACAGCTTTATGTTAAACTTATTGAAGGTCGTAATCTAGCTGATGCAGCAGCAATTCATTTTACCAGTGACCAAGAAGCGAAAATATCAGAACGCTTTGGGGTAATTACGCGAGATTTGGTGATTCCTTTGGGTGTAATTCCCCCAAAAAAGGTTGGAGATGGGGGGAGTTTAGTCCGTAGTCAATGGGGAATACCTCAAGATTCGCCCTTAGTCTTGTTTATGTCGCGGATTGACCAAAAAAAAGGGTTAGATTTGTTGATTCCAGCGTTAGAAAAGCTTTTAGAATCTCAGTGCAATTTTCACTTTGTTTTAGCTGGGACAAATTCTCAAGACCCAGATTATGAGCAAAAAATTAAAGATCAGATTACAAATTCACCATTGCGATCGCACACTACAATTACAGGCTTTGTTAGTGGTGAGTTAAAAGCTAGTTTACTACAAGCTGCTGATTTATTCGTGTTACCTTCTTATTATGAAAATTTTGGCATTGCTGTCGCTGAAGCTATGGTAGCAGGTATACCAGTGGTTATTTCGGATCAGGTGCATATTTGGCAACAGGTGCGTGATAGCCAGTCGGGCTGGGTAGGTGAAACAAAGGTAGAAACTTTTGTAGAATTAATTGCAGCAGCTTTGCAAAATCCCCAAGAATGTCAGCAAAGGGGGTTAAATGCCCAAAAATATGCTTTAGAGTATTTTAGTTGGAGTGCGATCGCCCGTCAAATCATCCAAGCCTACCAAGACATTCTCACAAAATAA
- a CDS encoding (2Fe-2S) ferredoxin domain-containing protein, which produces MSNISQSSNSPQTDAKSAARCVRVCQNRTCKKQGAAQVLAAFTSFPVPDVTVTASGCLGQCGNGPMVLVLPDMVWYCGVRPNEVPLVVEQHLLGGESVKRMLYYRFHTQG; this is translated from the coding sequence ATGTCTAATATAAGTCAATCATCTAATTCGCCTCAAACAGACGCGAAGTCTGCTGCTAGATGTGTGCGGGTGTGTCAAAATCGCACTTGTAAAAAGCAAGGTGCTGCACAGGTATTAGCGGCTTTTACAAGTTTCCCAGTCCCGGATGTGACGGTAACGGCTAGCGGCTGCTTGGGACAATGCGGTAATGGACCAATGGTGCTGGTTTTACCTGATATGGTCTGGTATTGCGGCGTTAGACCCAATGAAGTACCTCTAGTGGTAGAACAACATTTGCTAGGTGGTGAAAGTGTGAAAAGAATGCTTTATTATCGATTTCATACTCAGGGATAA
- a CDS encoding M48 family metallopeptidase, which produces MKRIRRSLLLALRWVLLSFGTSLLIILTQPIAPVPAQEPAASIMVETTSTPDFSRDLENPSPNLSPARREALNVPPSLVGKGVRGLGFAHNAQEPAASIMVETTSTPDFSRDLENPSPNLSPARREALNVPPSLVGKGVRGLGFADNVKSQTSTPPEAQTEETEAQPPELPTLSPEELARQQKLIAADQLFLAGKIAEAEQLYREVKEPFSTKVTEPERKAAILDSNQLSPAGKVYWRESTAGIANNLQTRTIVPLQLLVEQYPEFIPGHIRFAEVLKQYNRPQEALDVLERASSFYPNQPILIQARVAALAEAKNWMEASLTARQFALLNPNHPQASEFKDLADKNLNYFKSHVKSEIRGNTIANIITGALGYAVTGGLQGPFSALDSTIMLFKGEEAIGESIATQAKKQLDLIEDETVTAYVNEIGQKLVKVAGRNDFKYEFFVIPEETLNAFALPGGKIFINAGAIAKTNSEAELAGLLGHELSHTVLSHGFQLVTQGNLIANITQYLPLGGNIAQLFALNYSREMERQADNLGTRLIVAGGYAADGLRNLMVTLEKEQKNFIFLWLSSHPGGSERVSYLENLISRGKYNRYAYEGVERHIEVQARVKQLLEEKKLQEKKKSAGS; this is translated from the coding sequence ATGAAAAGAATCAGAAGGTCTCTGCTGCTAGCTTTGAGATGGGTGTTGCTTTCATTCGGCACATCGTTGTTAATTATCCTCACGCAACCAATAGCACCTGTTCCCGCACAAGAACCGGCTGCGTCTATTATGGTTGAGACTACCAGCACACCTGACTTTTCACGGGATCTGGAAAACCCCTCTCCAAACCTCTCCCCTGCAAGGAGAGAGGCTTTAAATGTTCCCCCTTCCCTGGTAGGGAAGGGGGTTAGGGGGTTAGGTTTCGCACATAACGCACAAGAACCGGCTGCGTCTATTATGGTTGAGACTACCAGCACACCTGACTTTTCACGGGATCTGGAAAACCCCTCTCCAAACCTCTCCCCTGCAAGGAGAGAGGCTTTAAATGTTCCCCCTTCCCTGGTAGGGAAGGGGGTTAGGGGGTTAGGTTTCGCAGATAACGTGAAAAGTCAGACCAGCACACCCCCAGAAGCCCAGACTGAAGAAACTGAAGCGCAACCGCCGGAGTTACCGACACTGAGTCCAGAGGAACTTGCTCGTCAGCAAAAACTCATAGCAGCAGATCAGCTTTTTCTCGCCGGAAAAATCGCTGAGGCGGAACAACTTTATCGAGAGGTAAAAGAACCTTTTAGCACGAAAGTTACAGAGCCAGAACGGAAAGCGGCTATACTTGACTCTAACCAACTTTCTCCCGCAGGTAAAGTATATTGGCGGGAATCTACGGCGGGAATTGCTAATAATTTGCAAACAAGAACTATTGTACCTCTGCAATTATTGGTTGAACAGTATCCAGAATTTATCCCTGGTCATATTCGATTTGCAGAAGTTTTAAAACAATATAACCGTCCTCAAGAAGCATTAGATGTTTTAGAACGTGCATCTTCTTTTTATCCCAATCAACCAATTTTAATTCAAGCTAGAGTCGCTGCACTAGCTGAGGCTAAAAACTGGATGGAAGCTTCTTTAACGGCGCGTCAGTTTGCGCTGCTCAATCCAAATCATCCCCAAGCTTCTGAATTTAAAGATTTAGCTGACAAAAATCTTAATTACTTTAAATCTCATGTTAAATCTGAGATTCGAGGTAATACCATCGCAAATATTATTACAGGTGCGTTAGGTTACGCTGTTACTGGCGGTCTTCAAGGACCTTTTTCTGCTCTTGATTCTACTATTATGTTGTTCAAAGGTGAAGAAGCTATAGGTGAATCGATAGCAACACAGGCAAAAAAACAGTTGGATTTAATTGAGGATGAAACTGTTACAGCTTATGTGAATGAAATCGGGCAGAAATTGGTTAAGGTGGCTGGACGAAATGATTTTAAATATGAATTCTTTGTCATTCCTGAAGAAACTCTCAATGCTTTTGCACTTCCTGGAGGTAAGATATTTATTAATGCTGGGGCGATCGCTAAAACAAATTCAGAAGCAGAATTAGCTGGTTTACTTGGTCATGAATTATCTCACACTGTCCTATCTCATGGCTTTCAATTAGTTACCCAAGGAAACCTGATTGCTAATATCACGCAGTATTTACCGCTAGGTGGTAATATCGCTCAACTGTTTGCACTCAATTACAGTCGTGAAATGGAACGTCAAGCAGATAATCTTGGTACGCGTTTGATTGTGGCTGGCGGATATGCTGCTGATGGCTTGCGTAATTTAATGGTGACTTTAGAAAAAGAACAGAAAAATTTTATTTTCTTGTGGTTATCTTCTCACCCCGGCGGTAGTGAACGAGTTAGTTATTTAGAAAATTTAATTTCTCGTGGTAAGTATAACCGCTACGCTTATGAAGGAGTTGAACGACATATAGAAGTGCAAGCACGGGTAAAACAGCTACTTGAGGAGAAAAAATTACAAGAGAAAAAGAAATCGGCTGGTTCATGA
- a CDS encoding Uma2 family endonuclease yields the protein MLSSPLILHFPSSIAMTDEQFFEFCQENRDLRIERNKFGEISIIPPTDSETGNRNFNITGQLGVWAEQDNTGICFDSSTGFKLSTGAERSPDISWIKLARWNKLTSEQKQKFAPICPDFLIELRSASDNLQPLKDKMVEYMQEPEIQLAWLIDRKHCRVYIYRPGQPEECLENPETVSGEPVLPGFVLKMDKIW from the coding sequence ATGCTTTCATCCCCTTTGATATTACATTTTCCCTCATCAATCGCAATGACAGACGAACAATTCTTTGAATTCTGTCAAGAAAACCGCGACTTACGCATTGAGAGGAATAAATTTGGAGAAATATCAATTATACCGCCTACAGATTCAGAAACAGGAAACCGTAACTTTAATATTACTGGACAGCTAGGAGTTTGGGCAGAACAAGATAACACAGGAATTTGTTTTGATTCTAGCACAGGATTTAAACTATCAACAGGTGCAGAGCGATCGCCTGATATTTCCTGGATAAAATTAGCCAGGTGGAATAAACTCACATCCGAACAAAAACAAAAATTTGCACCTATTTGTCCCGATTTCCTGATTGAATTAAGGTCAGCATCTGATAACCTGCAACCATTAAAAGACAAAATGGTAGAATATATGCAGGAACCAGAAATACAATTAGCTTGGTTAATTGACCGTAAACATTGCCGAGTTTATATTTATCGTCCTGGACAACCAGAAGAATGTTTAGAAAATCCTGAAACTGTTAGTGGGGAACCTGTTTTACCAGGATTTGTTTTGAAGATGGATAAAATTTGGTAG
- a CDS encoding cysteine synthase A, which produces MDIKNGFVGSIGNTPLIRLNSFSEETGCEILGKAEFLNPGGSVKDRAALYIIEDAEKKGLLKPGGTVVEGTAGNTGIGLAHICNAKGYKCLIIIPNTQSQEKIDALTTLGAEVRPVPAVPYKDPNNYVKLSGRIAAELDNAIWANQFDNLANRLAHYETTGPEIWTQTDGKIDGWTAATGTGGTFAGVSLYLKSQNPAVKCVVADPMGSGLYSYIKTGEVKIEGNSITEGIGNSRITANMEGAPIDDAIQIDDTEALRVVYQLLRKDGLLMGGSTGINVGAAVALAKQMGPGHTIATILCDSGSRYQSRIFNSEWLASKGLVVSH; this is translated from the coding sequence ATGGATATCAAAAATGGATTTGTCGGCAGCATTGGGAATACACCGCTAATTCGCTTAAACAGCTTTAGTGAAGAAACAGGTTGCGAAATCCTTGGTAAGGCAGAATTTCTGAATCCTGGGGGTTCTGTCAAAGACCGCGCCGCACTTTATATTATTGAAGATGCAGAAAAAAAGGGTCTACTCAAACCCGGTGGTACTGTGGTAGAAGGAACCGCAGGAAATACGGGGATTGGTTTAGCTCATATTTGCAACGCTAAAGGCTATAAATGCCTGATTATTATTCCCAATACCCAATCCCAAGAAAAAATAGATGCGCTCACCACCCTGGGCGCAGAAGTGCGTCCTGTGCCTGCTGTTCCCTACAAAGACCCCAATAACTATGTGAAATTATCTGGCAGAATAGCCGCCGAGTTAGATAATGCTATTTGGGCAAATCAGTTTGATAATTTAGCCAACCGCCTCGCCCACTACGAAACTACAGGGCCGGAAATTTGGACACAGACCGACGGTAAAATAGATGGCTGGACTGCTGCTACTGGTACTGGTGGTACTTTTGCGGGTGTTTCTTTGTATCTAAAATCTCAAAATCCGGCTGTTAAATGCGTGGTTGCAGACCCTATGGGTAGTGGACTGTATAGCTATATCAAAACTGGTGAGGTCAAGATTGAGGGCAATTCTATCACCGAAGGCATCGGTAATAGCCGCATTACTGCCAATATGGAAGGCGCACCCATTGACGATGCTATTCAGATAGATGATACAGAAGCTTTGCGGGTGGTTTATCAACTTTTGCGGAAGGATGGGCTATTAATGGGCGGTTCTACGGGGATTAATGTTGGGGCGGCTGTGGCTTTGGCAAAGCAGATGGGGCCAGGACATACTATTGCTACTATTTTATGTGATAGCGGTTCTCGGTATCAGTCACGCATCTTTAACAGCGAATGGCTAGCTTCAAAAGGATTAGTTGTTAGTCATTAG
- the hpsO gene encoding hormogonium polysaccharide biosynthesis glycosyltransferase HpsO, whose amino-acid sequence MKILVASHSYIVDLNCEKLRALAQLKTGIEVTVIVPKTWKPGGVQNKTITTQYRDEGNFKIVPISNFSQNHQGLLTFGADLISLLQEFRPHIIQVEQGSRGLAYAQMIFLNQLLGLKAKNIFFTWWNLPYKLKFPINLLEQFNLNHSHGIISGNQDGAEVLRQRGYQGKIKVMPQLGVDERLFIPKIQPELASKLGIKSDDFVVGFVGRFVPEKGLLTLLQALVTISDKPWKLLLLGRGELQAELIKITTENNLRERVIFIESVPHDQVANYINLMNTLVLPSETTYKFKTLTAVGWKEQFGHVLIEAMACQVPVIGSDSGEIPHVIGDVGLVFPEGDIQALANCLVQLIDKPDFAKSIAEKGYEKAMNKYTNQALAQQQFEFYQELINGYNPSPNLSPARREA is encoded by the coding sequence ATGAAAATTTTAGTTGCTAGTCATTCTTATATTGTAGACCTTAACTGTGAAAAATTACGCGCTTTAGCTCAATTAAAAACAGGAATTGAGGTGACAGTTATTGTCCCCAAAACCTGGAAACCTGGTGGTGTTCAAAACAAAACTATTACAACTCAATACCGCGACGAAGGTAATTTTAAAATTGTCCCAATTTCTAACTTTAGTCAAAATCATCAAGGTCTTCTTACCTTTGGGGCTGATTTAATCTCTTTATTACAAGAATTTCGCCCCCACATTATCCAAGTCGAACAAGGTTCTAGAGGACTAGCTTATGCTCAAATGATTTTTCTGAATCAGTTATTAGGACTCAAAGCAAAAAATATATTTTTTACGTGGTGGAATTTACCTTACAAACTAAAATTCCCTATTAATTTATTAGAGCAATTTAACCTTAATCATAGTCACGGTATCATTTCTGGTAATCAAGATGGTGCAGAAGTTCTCAGACAACGAGGATATCAAGGTAAAATTAAAGTTATGCCGCAATTAGGTGTTGATGAACGCCTATTTATTCCCAAAATACAACCAGAATTAGCCAGTAAATTGGGGATTAAATCTGATGATTTTGTAGTAGGATTTGTGGGGCGTTTTGTCCCTGAAAAAGGTTTATTAACGCTTTTGCAAGCTTTAGTAACTATCTCAGATAAACCTTGGAAATTATTACTACTGGGACGAGGAGAGTTACAAGCAGAATTAATCAAAATTACCACAGAAAATAATCTGAGAGAACGGGTGATTTTTATAGAAAGTGTCCCCCATGATCAAGTTGCCAATTATATCAACTTAATGAATACTTTGGTACTACCTTCAGAAACAACTTATAAATTTAAAACTTTAACTGCTGTGGGCTGGAAAGAACAATTTGGTCATGTCCTGATTGAGGCTATGGCTTGCCAAGTTCCGGTTATTGGTTCCGATTCTGGTGAAATTCCCCATGTAATTGGTGATGTTGGTTTAGTATTTCCTGAAGGTGATATTCAGGCTTTGGCTAATTGCTTAGTTCAATTAATAGACAAACCAGATTTTGCTAAGAGTATTGCTGAAAAGGGTTATGAAAAAGCGATGAATAAATATACGAATCAGGCTTTAGCACAGCAGCAGTTTGAGTTTTATCAAGAATTGATTAACGGATATAACCCCTCTCCAAACCTCTCCCCTGCAAGGAGAGAGGCTTAA
- a CDS encoding DUF5331 domain-containing protein — translation MNIQHLRQSVKVKWLSYYEQNRSWLVKMRVWGTYNGLRRPSSGFILATLSILEPQFDQIISFILDLNNNPDQIVTSLGLNFNPDQELCLINSEYSTTTTQSEGESLEENSTESQPVPLVTVAPKISLDEAITSDQPPLDKPVSASTEHPEIIPTHKVVSSVAVATKVASLPSAQMVNCAKSPSSLLLEDKPVRLPPALRSAQSPLAITIDVLNKTKTLPSRKRRNSRFDPVPINFWTLLVQKNCLTGIFFLLDCLKSSVKNNSNHGKIPPKPKDIPRKANTNASSLASWVDECCQGREFDREAAISIRL, via the coding sequence ATGAATATTCAGCATCTACGTCAATCTGTGAAAGTTAAGTGGCTGAGTTACTATGAGCAAAATCGTTCTTGGCTGGTAAAGATGAGGGTTTGGGGTACTTACAATGGTTTGCGTCGTCCTTCATCTGGGTTTATTTTGGCTACTTTGTCAATTTTAGAGCCACAGTTTGATCAAATTATCTCTTTTATTCTGGATCTGAATAATAATCCTGATCAGATTGTCACAAGTTTAGGTCTGAATTTCAATCCTGATCAAGAGTTATGTTTAATAAATTCGGAGTATTCTACAACTACAACCCAGTCTGAAGGTGAGTCTTTAGAAGAAAACTCTACTGAAAGCCAACCTGTACCTTTGGTTACGGTTGCTCCGAAGATTTCTCTGGATGAAGCTATAACTTCTGATCAGCCACCGTTAGATAAACCTGTGTCAGCATCTACGGAACATCCTGAGATTATTCCCACCCACAAAGTTGTTTCATCGGTGGCGGTGGCGACTAAGGTTGCTTCTTTGCCTTCTGCCCAGATGGTAAACTGTGCCAAATCACCTTCGAGTTTATTACTTGAAGATAAACCAGTGCGATTGCCTCCGGCACTGCGCTCCGCACAATCGCCTCTAGCAATTACTATCGATGTGCTGAATAAAACGAAAACTCTACCCTCCCGAAAACGGAGAAATTCCCGGTTTGATCCTGTACCCATCAACTTTTGGACTCTTCTAGTCCAGAAAAATTGTTTAACTGGGATTTTCTTTTTACTCGACTGTCTGAAATCCTCAGTTAAAAACAATAGTAATCATGGGAAAATCCCACCCAAACCCAAAGATATTCCCCGTAAAGCTAATACTAATGCCTCAAGTCTGGCTTCTTGGGTAGATGAGTGTTGTCAGGGTAGGGAATTTGACCGAGAAGCGGCTATTTCTATCCGACTTTAA